In Microbacterium enclense, one genomic interval encodes:
- a CDS encoding hydrolase, with protein sequence MTEPYTVVALSPLQIPIVEPEDALKNTRRIIQFMKTAVGVAATEGYPVKLVVIPEMAIQGMHMAFRAGDREDEKKFARTIPGPETDELGKAARELNTYIAGELYLVADDDFPDRYFNCAFMIDPNGEVIYRRAKATSDGFEGGTLGTTNPHDLWDEWIVKKGNGNVMDAIYPVAKTPDIGNIGYVICHEGAYPEIARGLAMNGAEILIRATLIEPQTSQGMWEVQNKAHALFNNAIVVAPNLGPELGPDGVINDLFGGRSMIVNQRGKIITETPGVTAGDTFVSTTIDIDALRRDRQANGVFNGFKDLRTEQYAAIYEKPIYPKNQYLEAPPGEDWLARERATRARNIALLEERGVFTPLD encoded by the coding sequence GTGACTGAGCCGTACACAGTCGTAGCGCTCTCGCCGCTGCAGATCCCGATCGTCGAGCCGGAAGATGCGCTGAAGAACACCCGGCGCATCATCCAGTTCATGAAGACGGCGGTCGGTGTCGCCGCGACCGAGGGATACCCGGTCAAGCTGGTGGTCATCCCCGAGATGGCGATCCAGGGAATGCACATGGCATTCCGCGCGGGAGACCGCGAGGACGAGAAGAAATTCGCCCGCACCATTCCGGGCCCGGAGACGGACGAGCTGGGGAAGGCCGCTCGTGAGCTGAACACCTACATCGCCGGGGAGCTGTATCTCGTGGCGGACGACGACTTCCCGGACCGCTACTTCAACTGCGCGTTCATGATCGATCCGAACGGCGAGGTCATCTACCGCCGTGCCAAGGCCACCTCAGATGGCTTCGAGGGCGGCACACTCGGCACCACGAACCCGCACGACCTGTGGGACGAGTGGATCGTCAAGAAGGGCAACGGCAACGTCATGGACGCTATCTACCCCGTCGCCAAGACCCCGGACATCGGCAACATCGGATACGTCATCTGCCACGAGGGTGCGTACCCCGAGATCGCGCGCGGTCTCGCCATGAACGGTGCCGAGATCCTCATCCGGGCCACGCTCATCGAGCCCCAGACCTCGCAGGGGATGTGGGAGGTGCAGAACAAGGCCCACGCCCTGTTCAACAACGCGATCGTCGTCGCGCCCAACCTCGGCCCGGAGCTCGGCCCGGATGGCGTCATCAACGACCTCTTCGGTGGCCGCTCGATGATCGTCAACCAGCGCGGCAAGATCATCACCGAGACGCCCGGCGTCACGGCCGGCGACACGTTCGTCAGCACGACGATCGACATCGACGCGCTCCGACGCGATCGTCAGGCGAACGGAGTCTTCAACGGCTTCAAGGACCTCCGCACCGAGCAGTACGCGGCGATCTACGAGAAGCCGATCTACCCCAAGAACCAGTACCTCGAG